One genomic window of Pantanalinema sp. includes the following:
- a CDS encoding IucA/IucC family protein encodes MHDAPTIDPSFALSGEERAILTHLSAHRPALVQAFLAHVPDGRRGIARRLLQALVREQLVEPERVRFEATARLVVTLDGRQRIEARLARRLSLGRFDLEGPIVHHSPGRSAVIDAPEHLLALFRPILRQACDAPSFARFSRELENSAANYALALAGASERRASLAAEALALGTRDALSFASARQAHDATFSPLAFFEQWVVDGHPLHPGAKIKLGLTPAEVIAHSPEWGAEPLVRLVAVEKASCRVTTARGRTPSELLAAEWPEHVQAAERELAERGLAPAAYELIPVHPWQHDRKLPSMYAEALASGAIVTLDVPALPTRALMSFRSLAPIQHRGEGKHHLKTCVDVQLTGAVRIITPQSIHNGPALSALLGEIQACEGGFDGRFVVLEEEAGICYVDRNPALTEQARHASSKSLAALFRENPEDHVGPGEIALAGSSLIARSPISARPVVVEAIEAFARAEGHLDPEAAAIAFVRRYAEIALPGFLTLMSRYGVSMEGHLQNSVVVLKDGAPVRLVVRDLGGVRVLLERLERRGLTVAFHPESATVTRDVEALRNKLSYPVFQNHLGEVIAAIHRALGPREEALWTQVAEVGRSVYSSLKQDPAIAEQAASDEAALFAPTVALKAMATMRLLGDVTRYTFAPVENPLHAHEGVA; translated from the coding sequence CGTCCCCGATGGACGCCGCGGAATCGCCCGGCGCCTGCTCCAGGCCCTGGTGCGCGAGCAGCTGGTCGAACCGGAGCGCGTTCGCTTCGAGGCAACGGCGCGCCTCGTCGTCACCCTGGACGGCCGTCAGCGGATCGAGGCGCGCCTCGCGCGTCGCCTGAGCCTCGGACGCTTCGACCTGGAGGGGCCGATCGTCCATCATTCCCCCGGACGGAGCGCCGTCATCGACGCGCCCGAACACTTGCTCGCGCTTTTCCGGCCGATCCTGCGCCAAGCCTGCGACGCGCCGAGCTTCGCGCGCTTTTCCCGCGAGCTCGAGAACAGCGCCGCCAACTACGCCCTGGCGCTCGCGGGTGCGAGTGAGCGCCGGGCCTCACTGGCAGCCGAGGCCCTCGCACTGGGTACCCGCGACGCGCTGAGCTTCGCCAGTGCCCGCCAGGCGCATGACGCCACCTTCAGCCCCCTGGCCTTCTTCGAGCAATGGGTGGTGGACGGGCACCCCCTGCACCCGGGCGCCAAGATCAAGCTGGGGCTCACCCCGGCCGAGGTCATCGCGCACTCGCCCGAGTGGGGGGCCGAGCCGCTCGTGCGCCTGGTGGCCGTCGAGAAGGCCTCCTGCCGCGTGACCACCGCCCGCGGCAGGACACCCTCCGAGCTGCTAGCCGCCGAGTGGCCCGAGCACGTCCAGGCAGCCGAGCGCGAACTGGCCGAGCGCGGGCTGGCCCCGGCGGCCTACGAGCTTATCCCCGTGCACCCCTGGCAGCACGACCGGAAGCTGCCTTCCATGTACGCCGAGGCCCTCGCCTCGGGCGCGATCGTCACGCTCGACGTCCCGGCCCTGCCGACCCGAGCGCTCATGTCCTTCCGCTCGCTCGCTCCCATCCAGCACCGGGGCGAGGGCAAGCACCACCTCAAGACCTGCGTCGACGTCCAGCTCACAGGCGCCGTGCGGATCATCACCCCCCAGTCGATCCACAACGGCCCGGCCCTCTCGGCCCTGCTCGGCGAAATCCAGGCGTGCGAGGGAGGCTTCGACGGCCGCTTCGTGGTGCTGGAGGAGGAGGCGGGGATCTGCTACGTCGATCGCAACCCCGCCCTCACGGAGCAGGCGCGCCACGCTTCGAGCAAGAGCCTGGCCGCCCTCTTCCGGGAGAACCCCGAAGACCACGTGGGCCCGGGCGAGATCGCCCTGGCGGGCTCCAGCCTGATCGCGCGCTCGCCCATCTCGGCGCGCCCCGTGGTGGTCGAGGCCATCGAGGCCTTCGCGCGCGCCGAGGGCCACCTCGACCCCGAGGCCGCCGCGATCGCCTTCGTCCGGCGCTACGCCGAGATCGCCCTGCCGGGCTTCCTCACCCTCATGAGCCGGTACGGCGTGAGCATGGAGGGCCACCTCCAGAACAGCGTGGTCGTCCTGAAGGACGGCGCGCCCGTCCGGCTCGTCGTGCGCGACCTGGGCGGGGTCCGGGTGCTGCTCGAGCGCCTGGAGCGCCGGGGGCTGACGGTCGCCTTCCATCCGGAATCGGCCACCGTCACCCGGGACGTGGAGGCGCTTCGCAACAAGCTGAGCTACCCCGTCTTCCAGAACCACCTGGGCGAGGTGATAGCGGCCATCCACCGCGCCCTGGGGCCACGCGAGGAGGCCCTCTGGACTCAGGTGGCCGAGGTGGGCCGTTCGGTCTACTCCAGCCTCAAGCAGGACCCTGCGATCGCCGAGCAAGCAGCCTCCGACGAGGCCGCCCTCTTCGCTCCCACCGTCGCGCTCAAGGCCATGGCGACCATGCGCCTCTTGGGCGACGTGACGCGCTACACCTTCGCCCCGGTCGAAAATCCCCTGCATGCCCACGAGGGGGTCGCATGA